The proteins below come from a single Necator americanus strain Aroian chromosome V, whole genome shotgun sequence genomic window:
- a CDS encoding hypothetical protein (NECATOR_CHRV.G17526.T1): protein MNIDQVIREHFALGPVEHNYSFNFLTELFRRAEVSLERQPSLLEITAPVIVVGDIHGQYADLLNIFEECGWPFEKKYLFLGDYVDRGRNSLEVLVLVLALQIRFPQNVFLLRGNHEIKAVNKGYGFYGDLRLRYSERNEYDSILDAVGKVYSQLPLAALLCEKILCLHGGLSPKLSSIDDIRNIKRGGGEPSGLVEDLLWSDPSPTCTGFQANAERGCSFVFGSDVIAEKCQKMGILMIVRGHQAVDEGFEISPDRKIITLFSAPGYQDHYVNKGAVMIVSADRTVTFKKFTRQLTTKQDPRWTTVAMSE from the exons ATGAACATAGATCAGGTTATTCGTGAACATTTCGCTCTTGGTCCTGTCGAACACAACTATTCGTTCAATTTTCTTACCGAGCTGTTTCGAAGAGCCGAG gtCTCCTTGGAGCGACAACCGTCTCTTCTTGAAATCACAGCGCCTGTTATAGTAGTGGGAGATATACACGGTCAATACGCGGATCTACTAAATATATTTGAG GAGTGTGGTTGGCCGTTCGAGAAAAAATACCTCTTTCTTGGAGATTACGTCGACCGCGGAAG GAATTCGCTTGAAGTGCTGGTCCTTGTTCTTGCATTGCAAATTCGTTTCCCTCagaacgtttttcttctacgCGGTAATCATGAAATCAAAGCAGTGAATAA GGGATATGGCTTCTATGGTGATCTACGTCTACGATACTCGGAGAGGAATGAATATGATTCCATACTTGATGCTGTGGGAAAAGTTTACTC GCAACTACCACTTGCCGCTTTGCTTTGCGAGAAAATTCTTTGCCTCCATGGTGGTTTATCTCCCAAATTAAGTTCTATTGATGACATTCGCAATAttaaacg AGGAGGTGGAGAACCGTCGGGCCTCGTTGAGGATCTTCTTTGGTCCGATCCATCACCGACATGCACTGGTTTCCAAGCAAATGCTGAACGTGGATGTTCTTTTG TGTTCGGATCTGATGTAATTGCGgaaaaatgtcagaaaatGGGTATTTTAATGATTGTTCGTGGACATCAA GCAGTTGACGAAGGTTTCGAGATCTCCCCGGATCGAAAAATCATCACACTCTTCAGTGCACCAGGATATCAGGATCATTACGTGAATAAGGGGGCTGTCATGATT GTTTCTGCCGATAGGACTGTAACTTTCAAGAAGTTCACTCGACAATTGACCACAAAACAAGATCCACGTTGGACTACAGTAGCAATGTCAGAGTGA
- a CDS encoding hypothetical protein (NECATOR_CHRV.G17528.T1), giving the protein MPGDPLDNSTIGDASLAEQPPTTASIKTLRTTGDSFTELADNWLQAADFYHGYLPREDIPPLLLKNGDFLVRMSEANVKVAEKKKTQRTTSRVISVLAHPESKTEFVPLDKRASLIKNIVIMHKNKKWWIDPAVQFDTLASLFENYMTKPLLVEKDTVLLKRGVGLCRWEFKHGNVQVGRLLGRGAYGEVRKGTVIRKNGNIVNVAVKTLTMRNELTRELIREIMKEARTMRDLHHPNVVSLIGVVLIDHPLYILLEYVSGGALDVYLRRKRTKITKGERLSMAIGVALGMDYIHKANVIHRDIAARNCLYDRSNTVKISDFGLARQGTSYKMKTAQKMPIKWMAPESILTFTFTQKTDVYTFGVLVFEIFAATGPYEDLRNSVVKKMIVDGVVNKFPSSTPDVVVSFVKEKLWCKDPDKRPNFASIVGTLEKLTISQADKIPDAADDRSGIIPSEGKTTATVDLDIPDQKIAISKPVADTKKLTVVPSTPKKEVASKEGVSKDVVKKTAPTKEQPPKDTKQEAKKSKPEISTRPAVQDASSYLKPPTSADVLKLTQPDVDSCREKDELNVEIRTKPIFGRRSKFKRARK; this is encoded by the exons ATGCCAGGTGACCCACTGGACAACTCTACCATCGGAGATGCATCACTTGCCGAGCAGCCACCAACTACAGCCAGTATCAAGACTCTACGCACCACAGGAGACTCTTTT ACAGAACTAGCTGATAACTGGTTACAAGCTGCAGACTTTTACCATGGTTATCTTCCTCGTGAAGATATTCCACctcttcttctaaaaaatggCGATTTTCTGGTACGAATGAGTGAG GCTAACGTGAAAGttgctgagaaaaagaaaacccaaAGAACAACTTCACGAGTAATCTCAGTTCTTGCTCATCCAGAAAGTAAAACAGAATTTGTTCCACTAGACAAGAGAGCTTCATTA ATTAAAAACATTGTAATAatgcacaaaaataaaaaatggtgGATAGATCCTGCTGTACAATTTGACACACTGGCATCGCTGTTCGAAAACTACATGACAAAACCATTACTCGTTGAAAAG GATACCGTATTACTCAAGCGTGGCGTAGGTCTATGCAGATGGGAATTCAAGCATGGAAATGTTCAAGTTGGTAGGCTTCTCGGAAGAGGAGCGTATGGTGAGGTTAGGAAGGGAACTGTGATACGAAAAAATGGGAACATTGTAAACgtcgccgtaaaaacg TTAACGATGAGAAATGAGTTAACAAGGGAGCTTATCAGGGAAATCATGAAGGAAGCACGCACCATGCGAGATCTACATCATCCAAACGTCGTATCTCTAATTGGAGTAGTTCTCATCGACCATCCACTGTATATATTGTTGGAATACGTTTCAG GTGGAGCACTGGATGTTTatctacgaagaaaaagaacaaaaattacaaaaggaGAGAGACTGTCTATGGCGATTGGTGTTGCACTTGGAATGGACTATATCCATAAGGCAAACGTGATACACAGGGATATTGCAGCAAGAAATTGTCTCTACGACAGAAGCAACACa GTAAAAATATCTGATTTTGGTCTTGCTCGACAAGGAACGTCATACAAAATGAAAACCGCACAAAAAATGCCAATAAAGTGGATGGCTCCTGAAAGCATTCTAACATTCACATTCACTCAAAAAACTGATGTCTACACTTTTGGG GTCTTAGTGTTCGAAATTTTTGCTGCTACTGGTCCTTATGAAGATTTGCGAAATAGTGTAGTGAAGAAAATG aTAGTCGATGGTGTGGTCAACAAATTTCCAAGTAGCACTCCAGATGTGGTTGTATcgtttgtgaaagaaaaattatggtgTAAAGATCCGGATAAGAGGCCAAATTTTGCATCA ATAGTGGGTACGCTTGAAAAATTAACAATTTCACAAGCAGACAAAATTCCGGATGCTGCAGATGATCGAAGTGGTATCATT CCAAGCGAAGGAAAGACTACCGCCACAGTTGATCTCGACATCCCTGACCAGAAGATTGCTATTAGCAAACCGGTGGCAGATACGAAAAAGTTGACAGTGGTCCCATCAAcgccaaaaaaagaagttgccTCTAAGGAGGGGGTTTCAAAAGATGTGGTGAAGAAAACTGCACCCACTAAAGAGCAGCCTCCCAAAGACACAAAACAGGAGGCTAAAAAGTCGAAGCCAGAAATATCAACTCGCCCAGCAGTTCAAGATGCATCTAGTTACCTGAAACCGCCAACGTCGGCAGACGTGCTGAAGCTTACTCAACCAGATGTGGACTCCTGTCGTGAAAAAGACGAATTAAATGTGGAAATCAGAACAAAACCTATCTTTGGACGTAGATCGAAATTTA aGCGAGCCCGAAAATAG
- a CDS encoding hypothetical protein (NECATOR_CHRV.G17527.T1), translated as MQIFYELLKMQMKFDFMAGADTDTGGELPRGCHHEDDPDGWEPPRKDAWYNASSTKDSDADPKLSTESPDD; from the exons ATGCAGATTTTCTATGAACTTCTTAAGATGCaaatgaaatttgattttat GGCCGGAGCTGACACTGACACTGGAGGTGAGCTACCTCGCGGCTGCCATCACGAGGACGACCCTGACGGCTGGGAACCGCCTCGCAAGGACGCGTGGTACAACGCCTCCAGCACCAAGGACAGCGACGCTGACCCCAAGCTCAGCACTGAGTCTCCCGATGACTAG